One window of the Colletotrichum lupini chromosome 9, complete sequence genome contains the following:
- a CDS encoding coatamer subunit protein, translated as MSSAKDLVEFPDVEAKLQKPSKQSAFEKQRAEAEAKKAREAAETAAVYQDFVKSFDHDDDDDPRTGRFGSMPSQRPQPKVAGFGGAPLGAPAPSRRHFGASNPKSGPGSLGPTPSFKSGPGSLGPPPGSLGRKRGFDAYRQERDRDGRLGFEEREEPSSVAKVFHNSDDEDEAKPDSRAEEVAVARPTLRLSQLPPGTSPAFIKSLIPTSLNVEHVKILPPMGPSGTEKKCAVAIVTLSPDTPATELDAVVSSLQNRYLGYGCYLSLHRHLSSTVATATTSTLGGTSAGSQPFGAKPVSQPTAPGNATTQHAFHRGFAPPTSYGPNIGASINRSSILHVPVKPPNDIKMVHLINRTIESVLEHGVEFEALLMSRPEVQREEKWAWIWDARSEGGIWYRWRLWEIVTGASSRSNKGRYLPLFDGSHAWKAPEKGLPFEFVTELDEFVSDSEYNSSDDEDFDGENRENQTQGPEAEATFLNPLDKAKLTHLLSRLPTTLSKIRKGDVARVTAFALTHASRGAKEVVDMIVSNVEKPFALTAANPEFQSNGKEKGRQRGDSEPPEAEPEGKTEKEGPDTSGASLVGLYVVSDVLSASSSSGIQRAWRYRQIFEGALKEHNIFEGLGLMAEKLNWGRLRAEKWKRSVGLVLTLWEGWCVFPTESQELFAKTFENPPSSKTQEQIEDDAAKKGRWKVVEKSSMPAADVATTSTLDQRAPESTADKEVDDVEGEPMDEEDVAGEPMEEDDVMGEPMSEEDVEGEPMVDDDVEGEPMEEDATETAKDQSPSGETSSKVEGTAEAAKTDDAPTVGRLQLSTQPKGQPRKRMRAVDMFADSGDSDEGN; from the coding sequence ATGTCATCGGCAAAAGACCTCGTCGAATTCCCCGACGTGGAGGCGAAGCTCCAGAAACCATCCAAGCAATCCGCGTTCGAGAAACAGAGAGCCGAAGCCGAAGCAAAGAAGGCCCGCGAGGCTGCCGAGACCGCCGCAGTATACCAAGACTTTGTCAAGAGTTTCGACCacgatgacgatgacgacCCGAGAACCGGCCGGTTTGGCTCGATGCCTTCACAAAGACCCCAGCCCAAGGTGGCTGGGTTCGGCGGCGCTCCGTTGGGCGCACCTGCACCATCTAGGCGACACTTTGGCGCATCCAATCCCAAGAGCGGCCCTGGTAGTCTAGGTCCTACTCCGAGCTTCAAGAGCGGTCCGGGAAGCTTGGGACCTCCGCCTGGCTCGCTTGGAAGGAAGAGGGGCTTCGACGCATACCGGCAGGAGAGGGACAGAGATGGCAGGCTCGGGTTCGAGGAAAGGGAGGAACCGAGTTCGGTCGCCAAGGTCTTCCACAACAgtgacgacgaggacgaagcCAAACCAGACTCGAGAGCCGAGGAAGTCGCAGTGGCTAGACCTACGTTGCGTCTTTCTCAGCTGCCGCCTGGAACATCGCCTGCCTTCATCAAGTCATTGATCCCGACAAGCCTTAATGTTGAACACGTCAAGATTTTACCGCCTATGGGACCTTCGGGCACGGAGAAGAAATGCGCCGTAGCCATTGTCACACTATCGCCAGACACGCCAGCAACAGAACTGGATGCAGTCGTGAGCTCGCTACAAAATCGCTACCTGGGTTACGGCTGTTATTTGTCGTTGCACCGGCATCTATCCTCAACGGTGGCAACCGCGACAACATCGACTCTGGGTGGTACATCCGCCGGATCGCAGCCTTTTGGTGCCAAGCCTGTATCACAGCCGACAGCACCCGGTAACGCGACAACACAGCACGCCTTCCATCGAGGCTTTGCGCCGCCAACTTCGTATGGCCCAAATATCGGTGCTTCAATCAATCGGAGCAGTATTCTTCACGTGCCTGTCAAGCCTCCAAACGATATAAAGATGGTACACCTCATCAACAGGACCATCGAGTCGGTTCTCGAGCACGGCGTGGAATTTGAGGCTTTGCTCATGAGCCGCCCCGAGGTTCAACGGGAGGAAAAATGGGCTTGGATTTGGGACGCACGCAGCGAAGGAGGTATCTGGTACCGATGGCGATTATGGGAGATCGTCACAGGAGCATCTTCTCGGAGTAACAAGGGACGGTATCTACCGCTTTTTGACGGCAGCCATGCCTGGAAAGCTCCAGAGAAAGGCCTGCCATTCGAGTTCGTCACAGAACTCGATGAGTTTGTATCCGACTCGGAGTATAACTCCTCGGACGACGAGGACTTTGACGGGGAAAACCGCGAGAATCAGACTCAGGGGCCTGAAGCAGAGGCTACCTTCTTGAACCCACTCGACAAAGCAAAGCTTACCCATCTCTTATCACGTTTGCCCACAACTTTGTCCAAGATTCGGAAAGGAGATGTCGCCCGAGTGACAGCGTTTGCGCTTACGCACGCAAGCCGGGGTGCCAAAGAGGTCGTCGACATGATCGTCTCGAATGTCGAGAAGCCCTTTGCATTAACGGCGGCCAACCCAGAGTTTCAGTCGAATGGCAAAGAGAAGGGAAGACAAAGGGGCGATTCAGAGCCGCCTGAAGCTGAGCCGGAAGGGAAAACCGAGAAGGAGGGCCCTGACACCAGCGGTGCAAGCCTTGTGGGCCTTTACGTTGTCAGCGACGTACTATCCGCCTCCTCTAGTAGCGGTATTCAGCGTGCTTGGCGGTATCGACAAATCTTCGAAGGAGCACTCAAAGAGCACAATATTTTTGAGGGTCTGGGGCTGATGGCTGAGAAGCTAAACTGGGGCCGACTGCGGGCTGAGAAGTGGAAACGAAGCGTCGGTCTAGTCCTGACCCTTTGGGAAGGTTGGTGTGTCTTCCCAACGGAGAGTCAGGAGTTGTTTGCCAAAACTTTCGAAAACCCGCCATCTTCAAAGACACAAGAGCAGATTGAAGATGACGCAGCCAAGAAGGGTAGATGGAAGGTGGTTGAGAAGTCCTCGATGCCGGCCGCCGATGTTGCCACAACGAGCACCCTTGATCAGAGAGCGCCAGAGTCAACAGCTGACAAAGAGGTGGATGACGTCGAAGGCGAACCAATGGATGAGGAGGATGTTGCCGGTGAACCCATGGAAGAAGACGATGTCATGGGCGAACCAATGAGCGAGGAGGATGTGGAGGGTGAGCCCATGGTGGATGATGATGTCGAGGGGGAGCCGATGGAAGAGGACGCAACCGAAACGGCAAAGGATCAGTCACCGTCAGGCGAGACCAGCAGCAAGGTAGAAGGAACGGCAGAGGCCGCGAAGACTGACGACGCCCCCACTGTCGGACGTTTGCAATTATCAACCCAGCCGAAGGGACAGCCTCGGAAAAGGATGAGAGCAGTGGACATGTTTGCTGACTCTGGGGATTCGGATGAGGGAAACTAA
- a CDS encoding calmodulin, with protein sequence MAAQLTQEQRAQYKEVFDLFDKDGTGDITAQELGEVMRSLGLNPSDTELNDMVNEVDADNNGTIDFNGELESPPPSARPLFHMEHMLTDFPPEFLNLMAQKVQVGDAEEELKNAFKVFDRDGSGTISAEELRHVLTSLGENMTAAEIDEMIQMADKDGDGSIDYDEFASIMMRE encoded by the exons atg GCTGCACAGTTGACTCAGGAGCAAAGGGCGCAGTACAAGGAGGTGTTTGACCTCTTC GACAAGGATGGAACAG GTGACATCACCGCCCAGGAGCTTGGCGAGGTGATGAGGTCCCTGGGCCTCAACCCCAGCGACACCGAGTTGAACGACATGGTCAACGAGGTCGACGCCGACAACAACGGCACCATTGACTTCAACGGTGAGCTCGAATCACCTCCGCCCTCCGCAAGACCCCTCTTCCATATGGAACATATGCTGACGGACTTTCCTCCAGAGTTCCTCAACTTGATGGCGCAAAAGGTGCAGGTCGGCGATGCCGAGGAGGAGCTCAAGAACGCTTTCAAGGTGTTTGACCGCGACGGCAGCGGCACCATCTCGGCCGAGGAGCTGCGCCATGTCCTCACCTCGCTCGGTGAGAACATGACTGCGGCGGAGATTGATGAGATGATTCAAATGGCCGACAAGGATGGCGATGGATCAATTGACT ACGACGAGTTCGCCTCGATCATGATGagagagtaa
- a CDS encoding FAD dependent oxidoreductase produces the protein MPSDPAAAAATEPAPSSILIIGSGIFGLTTAYELAQRPRYASTKITVLDRSPIPGPSEDAASVDSSRIIRADYADPAYATLAAEAQTEWRKTAHPSDLGAEGRYSQSGLCLVADPVATASTSYFSSSSSASAAKTNADAKQKAKKTSLEYVRESYNNVVSLAGKDGDKIIKELPTPTAIKDYLGTPEAPGTWGYINPLAGWADAGASMSYLARKVVALNRVTFVSGVATRLNYTPDKSTVTGATLQDGSVLSADLVVVAAGAWTGALVDLSGQAIATGQAVGYIDITPDELEVLRKMPVTLNFSTGLFMIPPSGLQLKVARHAFGYLNPTAIPHPSPQTPPSTKSTVSLPATHLTDPNLKFPAEGVAALRKAVRTIVPIPAIHDRPFVHTRLCWYTDTQTGDFLVCHHPTARNLFVATGGSGHGFKFLPVLGREIVNVLEGRGDEVFTEKWRWREVKSKADVTDLYEHIMTEDGSRGGIPGLLLKQEQAKL, from the coding sequence ATGCCCTCCGacccggcggcggcagcggcgacAGAGCCAGCACCCTCCTCCATCCTCATCATCGGCTCCGGCATCTTCGGTCTGACCACGGCCTACGAGCTCGCCCAGCGCCCACGCTACGCCTCCACAAAGATCACAGTCCTCGACCGCTCTCCGATCCCCGGCCCCAGCGAGGACGCCGCCTCCGTCGACTCCTCCCGCATCATCCGCGCAGACTACGCCGATCCGGCCTACGCGACCCTCGCCGCCGAGGCCCAGACAGAATGGCGCAAGACCGCCCACCCCTCTGACCTCGGCGCAGAGGGCCGCTACAGCCAGTCCGGCCTCTGCCTCGTCGCCGACCCCGTCGCCACGGCCTCGACATCGTActtttcctcctcctcctccgcttCAGCAGCAAAGACCAACGCCGACGCCAAGCAAAAGGCCAAGAAGACCTCGCTCGAATACGTCCGCGAAAGCTACAACAACGTCGTCTCCCTGGCAGGCAAGGACGGCGACAAGATCATCAAGGAGCTGCCCACTCCCACAGCCATCAAGGACTACCTCGGCACCCCCGAGGCCCCGGGCACATGGGGCTACATCAACCCGCTCGCGGGCTGGGCCGACGCCGGCGCCTCAATGTCCTACCTCGCGCGCAAAGTCGTGGCTCTTAACCGTGTCACTTTTGTGTCCGGCGTCGCGACCCGCCTAAACTACACACCCGACAAGTCGACCGTCACAGGCGCAACCCTCCAAGACGGCTCCGTCCTCTCCGCCgacctcgtcgtcgtcgcagCCGGCGCCTGGACCGGCGCCCTCGTCGACCTCTCCGGCCAGGCCATCGCCACGGGCCAGGCCGTAGGCTACATCGACATCACCCCCGACGAGCTCGAGGTCCTCCGCAAGATGCCCGTCACCCTCAACTTCAGCACCGGCCTCTTCATGATCCCCCCCTCAGGCCTGCAACTCAAAGTCGCCCGCCACGCCTTCGGCTACCTCAACCCGACCGCCATCCCCCACCCCTCGCCCCAGACCCCGCCCTCGACAAAGTCGACAGTTTCCCTCCCGGCAACCCACCTCACCGACCCGAACCTCAAATTCCCCGCCGAAGGCGTCGCCGCCCTCCGCAAAGCAGTCCGCACCATCGTCCCCATCCCCGCCATCCACGACCGCCCCTTTGTCCACACCCGCCTGTGCTGGTACACCGACACCCAGACGGGCGACTTCCTCGTCTGCCACCACCCCACCGCTCGCAACCTCTTCGTCGCcaccggcggcagcggccaCGGCTTCAAGTTCTTGCCCGTGCTCGGTCGCGAAATCGTAAACGTGCTCGAGGGCCGCGGCGACGAGGTCTTTACCGAGAAGTGGCGGTGGAGGGAGGTCAAGAGCAAGGCGGACGTGACGGATTTGTACGAGCACATCATGACGGAGGACGGGAGCCGAGGAGGCATACCTGGTCTCTTGCTGAAGCAGGAGCAAGCCAAGTTGTAG
- a CDS encoding transcription factor TFIID, whose protein sequence is MQSTETLNAVLRYFRGWGGHSRGTWGQEGDRMKIFQGADWVHALSVAAKHKQCQAGPTATAHWLPGAPGDTISHRPCRHRHRNIHKSDIHDRHICCHQPTLYFLAILLDNTARCRDSCFHISEVDFYSLFLSLLTTRRTRQSSEPPGDFPREPLPTTHQVENESVALCIQRRRVDCWHLGHSRHYRSDAYETHDLLVDLPHLIHLHPVPAAVTSSALIARKVASQDTRAYLHTYCPADTVGETFICSSPTIGMPSFLFSPLLSWSGCLPPFACPSSLSCLPIYHKPVGVVGACDWPPNLRTLCCIFYFTKASHQHNIAALDPFSHLFIITSQSPSLDPHFILFIIITIGHHPSTAIMEAIQTHPTSAAQAKAFTAPGSLSFPGGAHELPPQANGDKAAVNGQIPVPNGQQPANGTGVTPATPAATPAATQGGSGLTPTLQNIVATVNLDCRLDLKTIALHARNAEYNPKRFAAVIMRIREPKTTALIFASGKMVVTGAKSEDDSKLASRKYARIIQKLGFNAKFTDFKIQNIVGSCDIKFPIRLEGLASRHHNFSSYEPELFPGLIYRMIKPKIVLLIFVSGKIVLTGAKVREEIYQAFEMIYPVLQGKSLTQSMYYHHTQNHRLSSVTWQYGRDTIIDARSAHFIFSVALHWRWYRRLLVAPSTADAQVDLAVFNGLDLDALGSRTGWGMINGDDTELKLPPGHFRRHDRSLKSYSTFSLRV, encoded by the exons ATGCAAAGTACAGAGACCTTAAACGCGGTGCTGCGATACTTCAGGGGCTGGGGTGGTCACAGCAGGGGTACATGGGGACAGGAAGGAGATAGAATGAAGATTTTCCAAGGCGCTGATTGGGTGCATGCCCTTAGCGTGGCCGCTAAGCACAAGCAATGTCAAGCAGGACCAACCGCCACGGCGCACTGGCTGCCTGGGGCCCCTGG AGATACGATTTCGCATCGTCCTTgtcgtcatcgtcatcgCAACATCCACAAGTCCGATATCCACGATAGACACATCTGCTGTCATCAACCTACACTCTACTTCCTCGCGATCCTTCTGGACAACACAGCTCGCTGTCGCGACTCTTGTTTCCACATCTCGGAAGTCGACTTTTActctctcttcctctcccTATTAACCACCCGACGAACCCGTCAATCCTCAGAACCCCCAGGCG ACTTCCCGCGCGAACCCCTTCCGACGACACACCAGGTCGAGAACGAGTCCGTTGCACTCT GTATCCAGAGACGTCGAGTTGATTGCTGGCATCTGGGTCATTCGCGACATTATCGCAGCGACGCCTACGAAACCCACGACCTTCTCGTCGACCTACCTCATTTGATCCATTTGCATCCCGTTCCCGCCGCTGTCACAAGCTCGGCACTGATCGCAAGAAAAGTCGCATCGCAAGATACACGCGCATACCTACATACCTACTGCCCAGCAGATACTGTAGGGGAGACATTTATTTGTTCATCTCCAACAATTGGTATGCCCTCCTTCCTTTTCTCTCCTCTCTTGTCGTGGTCGGGGTGCCTTCCTCCATTTGCCTGCCCATCATCTCTGTCGTGCCTTCCCATCTACCACAAACCGGTGGGGGTGGTTGGCGCCTGTGATTGGCCCCCCAACCTCCGAACATTATGTTGCATCTTTTACTTCACCAAAGCTTCCCATCAACACAATATTGCCGCGCTTGACCCATTTTCACATCTTTTCATTATCACTTCACAGTCCCCATCTTTGGATCCACACTTCATACTCTTTATCATTATTACAATCG GTCATCATCCATCCACCGCAATCATGGAGGCGATTCAGACCCATCCCACGAGTGCGGCGCAGGCTAAGGCTTTCACCGCGCCCGGCTCCCTCTCGTTCCCCGGCGGCGCTCACGAGCTCCCTCCCCAGGCGAACGGCGATAAGGCGGCCGTCAACGGACAAATCCCTGTGCCCAACGGCCAGCAGCCTGCAAACGGTACCGGGGTGACACCCGCGACACCTGCTGCGACGCCTGCCGCGACACAGGGTGGCAGTGGCTTGACTCCTACGTTGCA GAACATCGTTGCCACGGTAAACTTGGACTGCCGCTTGGACCTCAAGACGATCGCCCTGCACGCGAGAAACGCAGAGTACAACCCCAAG CGTTTCGCTGCCGTCATCATGCGTATTCGTGAGCCCAAGACCACTGCCCTGATCTTCGCTTCCGGCAAGATGGTCGTCACCGGTGCCAAGTCCGAGGATGACTCGAAGCTTGCGTCTCGCAAGTACGCCCGTATCATCCAGAAGCTCGGCTTCAACGCCAAGTTCACGGACTTCAAGATCCAGAACATTGTCGGCTCTTGCGATATCAAGTTCCCCATTCGCTTGGAGGGTCTCGCTTCGCGCCATCACAACTTCAGTTCTTACGAGCCTGAGCTGTTCCCTGGTCTTATCTACCGCATGATTAAGCCCAAGATTGTGCTCCTTATCTTCGTCAGCGGCAAGATCGTCCTCACCGGTGCCAAGGTGCGAGAGGAGATTTACCAGGCCTTCGAGATGATCTATCCCGTGCTTCAGGGTAA ATCATTGACCCAGTCGATGTACTACCACCATACACAAAACCACCGACTTT CGTCCGTCACCTGGCAATATGGTCGTGACACAATCATCGACGCCCGTTCTGCTCACTTCATCTTTTCCGTTGCATTGCATTGGCGTTGGTACAGGAG ACTGCTCGTGGCACCGTCGACGGCAGATGCGCAGGTCGACCTTGCCGTTTTTAATGGACTCGACTTAGATGCATTGGGGTCTCGGACCGGATGGGGGATGATCAACGGGGATGATACGGAGTTGAAGTTGCCTCCTGGACA TTTTAGGCGACATGACCGATCACTCAAGTCTTACTCTACGTTCAGTCTGCGAGTTTGA
- a CDS encoding electron transfer flavoprotein-ubiquinone oxidoreductase, translated as MNTSASPLARSLQRSTRNLSRCRFRATRPAQAGLATTATTSSTTQSRSTTGRIPSTRGSAGVTIFRPLGARTFTTSRTRRSNEDDEFDPATIEREADEVDVVIVGGGPAGLSAAIRLKQLANEAGNEDFRVLLLEKAGEMGAHILSGAVIQPTAIDELIPDWLSEDNPDRFEYATPAGGDRMRFLTKSVAIPLPTPPQMHNDGNYIVSLNQFTKWLGDRAEELGVEVYPGFAASEVLYNEVDGSVKGVATNDLGIGRDGKPKDAFERGMEFHARCTLFAEGCHGSLSKQVIKKFDLRRDSQHQTYALGIKEVWEVQPEKFQKGSITHSMGYPLSKDLYGGGWMYHFGDNLVSIGLVVALDYENPWVSPYGEFQKMKHHPMYKEVLEGGKCLTYGARALIEGGFQSIPKCAFPGGALIGDSAGFVNLPKIKGTHNAMKSGMLAAEAAFNALSSSSSSSAIAEEGEGEEAEEKPRDTVFLYDYEDKLRESSIWKELKEVRNFRPSFHTPLGLYGGIAYSGLEAYVLKGRVPWTLKHKTPDHAATGSADKFPKIEYAKPDGKISFDILTSVSRTGTNHEEDQPVHLQVKDWEKHTRETWPKFKGVENRFCPAGVYEYVEDETKELGVRFQINAQNCIHCKTCDIKAPNQDINWQVPQGGEGPKYYMS; from the exons ATGAATACCTCGGCGTCACCTCTCGCGAGGAGTCTTCAGCGCAGCACGCGCAACCTCTCAAGGTGTCGATTTCGGGCTACACGTCCCGCTCAAGCAGGACTCGCCACCACGGCTACCACCAGCTCAACAACCCAGTCAAGAAGCACGACTGGCAGGATACCATCTACACGGGGCTCTGCGGGCGTTACGATCTTCAGGCCTCTTGGCGCACGCACTTTCACGACGAGTAGGACACGACGAAGCAATGAGGACGACGAATTCGATCCGGCAACGATTGAGCGTGAAGCAGATGAGGTCGATGTTGTCATTGTAGGCGGCG GCCCCGCCGGTCTCAGCGCCGCGATCCGACTCAAGCAGCTCGCCAACGAAGCCGGCAACGAAGACTTCcgcgtcctcctcctcgaaaAGGCCGGCGAGATGGGCGCCCACATTCTCTCGGGCGCCGTCATCCAGCCTACGGCCATTGACGAGCTCATCCCGGACTGGCTGTCCGAGGACAACCCGGACCGCTTCGAGTACGCCACGCCCGCCGGCGGTGACCGCATGCGCTTCCTCACAAAGTCGGTCGCGATCCCCTTACCGACCCCGCCGCAGATGCACAACGACGGGAACTACATTGTCTCGCTCAACCAGTTCACAAAGTGGCTAGGCGACCGCGCCGAGGAGCTCGGCGTCGAGGTGTACCCTGGTTTCGCCGCCTCCGAGGTGCTCTACAACGAGGTTGACGGCAGCGTAAAGGGCGTCGCGACAAACGACCTCGGTATCGGCCGCGATGGGAAGCCAAAGGACGCGTTTGAGCGCGGCATGGAGTTCCACGCGCGCTGCACGCTCTTTGCCGAGGGGTGTCACGGCAGCTTGAGCAAGCAGGTCATTAAGAAATTCGACCTGCGCCGCGATAGCCAGCACCAGACGTACGCGCTGGGAATCAAGGAGGTGTGGGAGGTGCAGCCGGAAAAGTTCCAAAAGGGATCCATCACGCACTCCATGGGCTACCCGCTGTCCAAGGACCTGTACGGCGGCGGCTGGATGTACCATTTCGGGGACAACCTGGTGAGCATCGGCCTCGTCGTCGCGCTCGACTACGAGAACCCCTGGGTCTCGCCCTACGGCGAGTTCCAGAAGATGAAGCACCACCCCATGTACAAGGAGGTCCTCGAGGGTGGCAAGTGCCTCACATACGGCGCGCGCGCTCTGATTGAGGGCGGGTTCCAGTCGATCCCAAAGTGCGCGTTCCCCGGTGGCGCGCTGATTGGTGACTCGGCTGGATTCGTGAACCTGCCCAAGATCAAGGGTACGCACAACGCCATGAAGTCGGGCATGCTCGCCGCCGAGGCCGCCTTCAACGCACTCTCCTCGTCGTCCAGCAGCAGCGCGATAGCGGAGGAGGGAGAGGGGGAGGAGGCCGAGGAGAAGCCGCGCGACACCGTCTTCCTATATGACTACGAAGACAAGCTCCGCGAATCCTCCATCTGGAAAGAACTCAAAGAAGTCCGCAACTTCCGCCCCTCATTCCACACCCCGCTGGGCCTGTACGGCGGCATCGCCTACTCCGGTCTCGAGGCGTACGTCCTGAAAGGTCGCGTCCCCTGGACGCTGAAGCACAAGACGCCGGACCACGCGGCGACGGGCAGCGCGGACAAGTTCCCCAAGATTGAATACGCCAAGCCGGACGGCAAGATCTCGTTTGACATCCTCACGAGCGTCAGCCGCACGGGCACGAACCACGAGGAGGACCAGCCGGTGCACCTGCAGGTCAAGGACTGGGAGAAGCACACGCGGGAGACGTGGCCCAAGTTCAAGGGCGTCGAGAACCGGTTCTGTCCGGCGGGCGTGTATGAGTATGTTGAGGACGAGACCAAGGAGCTCGGGGTGCGGTTCCAGATCAACGCGCAAAA CTGCATCCACTGCAAGACGTGCGACATCAAGGCGCCAAACCAGGATATCAACTGGCAGGTCCCGCAGGGTGGCGAGGGTCCCAAGTACTACATGTCATGa